Genomic window ([Eubacterium] hominis):
ATAACTGCATTTTGAAACGATTGATTTAAGTATCCAAGAGAAACCGAGCTCTCATACTGCATTCCACTTCCCAACGGAAGCGGTGATACAGATAAACCAATGGAAGCCCAGAAAGGATTTGGCGGCACTTCGATGTGAATGGTATATTCTGCATTTTTTAACGGTCTCTCCATATAAATGACTGTAGGCTCTTTTAGTTCTATCTCCACATGATACTTTTCTTGCAACAGTGCACTAATCACTTCCATTTGTACTTTCCCTAAGAAAGAAAGTATAATTTCATGTGTCGTAGAATCCACGTAATATCGTAGAAGCGGATCACTATCTGAGATTTCCAAAAGGGCATCAAGCAACATTTCTCTCTGTTCAGGTTTACTCGGTTCAACAGTTGTTTGTAGTAGAGGGTGCGGATTTTCAATCTTTTTTCTCTGTGGCAATAGTTTTGTATCTCCAAGAACACTATTTAACTTCAAAAACTCATTTTGCAAAATAACAATTTCTCCAGAATAAGCTCTATCAATCTTACATAATTCACCATTTATTGAAGTATACATTTCTGTAACTTTTATTTTTTCTTTTTCTGATACTCTAACCGAATCTCGTAAATGTAGTACTCCACTATAAAGGCGTATATATGCAAGACGTTGTCTTTTTTTTGTATATTCAATTTTGAAAACATTTCCGCAAAGTTCAGACGGACCTCGATGTGTTGATGAATAAAATTTATTAGTAATAACTTCTATAAGGTTATCAATCCCTATATTACTTTTTGCACTTCCATGATAAAGAGGGAACAGAGAACAATTCTGAAATCTTATGCTTTCCTCTTGTTCGAGTTCCAATGCTTCTAATGATTTACCGGACATATATTTCTCTAAAAGGTCATCGTTTCCCTCTATTACCGTATCCCATTGTTCAGATTCGGTAAAGTTCGTCACACACATATTAGGATACAGTTCTACCTTCTGTTTGATTACAATTTCGGCAGAAAGTTTCTCTTTAATATCCTGATAAACCGTTGATAAATCAATTCCATTTTGGTCAATCTTATTGATAAAAAAGATTGTGGGAATCCCCATTTTCCTAAGTGCATGAAATAATATACGAGTTTGTGCTTGTACGCCATCTTTTGCAGAAATCAGTAGAATTGCCCCATCTAAAACTGATAATGAACGATATACTTCTGCTAAGAAATCCATATGTCCTGGCGTGTCTATGATGTTCACCTTCGTATTTTCCCACTGAAAAGAGGTTATTCCTGTCTGAATTGTAATTCCTCTCTGACGTTCTAAAAGCGTATTATCCGTCCTCGTTGTACCTTTGTCCACGCTTCCTAATTCTGTAATCGCTCCACTGTTATATAATAAGCTTTCTGTTAAGGTAGTTTTTCCTGCATCAACATGAGCTAAAACTCCAATATTAATAATTTTCATGTGATTTTCCTCCATTCAAAAACCCAAAAGGGCATAAAAATCCCAGTGATAAATACTTTTATCACTGGGATTTTTATGCATAACCATAGGTATACAAAGCATACAGATATTCTCTGGATACTTTAGAATCACATGATAAAGGTATTCTTAAACTGGGTACAAAAAACTAAGCCCTCCTAAAAAAGGACATCTAATTATTTGTTCCCGCTATCAAATTGACAGTTTATTTAAGAATACCTTGCCGCATATTTATTAACTCCTTTTAAATAGTCACTTAAATAATAGCACGTAAGAGCATATTTGTAAAGGAATCTCCAATTTTTTATCAAAGAGAGTACGTGATTACAAAATAGCTGTAATAATGTACCAATATTTGTTATTCTATAATCTTCCAATTACTCCCGTTCTTTTCAAGTACCAAATCAAATTGAGATACCTGCGTTGCTTTGGTCTGCTGGTCGATATACTCCACTGTCAGCGATACCGTGACTTGATTATCCTTACGATTGTAAATAGGATTTACCAGTTCTTGAAAGATGTACTCTTTTCCGATTGGTTTTAATATCCCGTCATTCACATAGTAGGAAAGTTCACTGGCTGTCGCTGTAGGATAGAGCTTGAAGAACGTCGTTAAAAACTCATTGATTTCATTGGTTGTAATGGAATCAACCGTACCCTCACTTTCAATAGCTTTTGGTTTATAGTCTGATTTCTTTGGTATGCTAGTAATGGTCGGATTCTTAATGAGGACCATATTTCCAGTACTGTCTACATAGACACTCACTATATAAGCAGAGTGGACGGTCTTTGTATTTTCCCCCTCTGTAATGAGTTGGTCTACACTGTAGGTTACATCAAATTGATTGTCGCCATCTGCTTCTACCGTCCATATCTGAAATCCTTTTACAGAAGACGATACAGGAATATCTTTACGAACTGTATCGACATTCAGAGCTTGAAGTTCCTCTGTCAGATATGCTTTCAGGTTTTCTATGCGATTATCAATGGACTTGTCGTTTAGTTCCCATGAATAGTAGACTTTCGCAAAGTTCTCTACAAAATTTTCCACATGATGAGTATCGACATATTCCTTTTCTATGATGGTGGTTTCATGAATGGTATGGGTATCAATGGCTGTAAAGTGCTTGAATATCGCAAAGCTGAAACTAAGTCCTAAAAGTACCCATAGGACAATCACAACCTTTTTACGAGGATTGACCTTATAGACACGAGGTTTCTTTTCCTTTGGTGTCTGTTTTTCTGTATTCTGATTTTTTCCGAATTTCATCATTGAATCGTCCTTTCTTATTGTTTGATTCGTCCTGCTCCCACTAAATGCTGTTGCCAGTAAGAGCTTGTTAAGTCGGCATAACCGATAGGGTCGCCTGCATGAAACATACGGTTATCGCCTAAATAAATCCCGATATGAGTAATATAAGAGCCAGCGTTATAGGTAGAATGAAAGAAAACCAAATCGCCGGCTTTTGCTTCCAATAATGGGATATGCCGGGTTACATCATATTGCTGTTGTGCTGTTCGTGGTAAGTTGATTCCAGCTTTTCCATACGTCCATTGTGTCAGTCCGCTACAATCAAAAGAGGTAGTCGGGGAAGCTCCGCCATAGACATACTTCCAGCCTTCAAATTTCAGAGCTTCGTCCATGATGGCTTGTACTGTATCATCATTAAACTCTGTTGTGACAAGATACTGCGTTACCAGTTGCACATAAAACATATTCCCGTAATTGTATCGCCAGCCCCCATTGATAGGTATGGCTATGGGATTGGGGTAAGACACTTTTTCGTCACCCGAATACTCTTTTGAGAAACTTTGAGCCAGTTCAAAGGTATATTTATTCCCACGATTAGCCACATATCCTAAGAAACCACCACCATAATTGTAGGACTGGATAACCGATTCTAAATCTACACCAAGCCTTTCGCTACTGGCTAATAACTCACTGAAATACTTCACACCTTGCTTAATGGATTCTTCTGTACTCAATGAATTAGGTGGAAGACCGAGGGATTCCGAGGACTGCATAACATCTTCTGCTGTACCACCCGATTCCACCTGTATAATCGCAAGAAGTATATTGACGTATTCTTCAATTCCATATTCTTTGGCAACTTTTTCTACCATAGGCTTATGAGCCAGCACTTCTGCGGAAACATCCACACCGCCATAGTGAATGTTGGAAAAACCGCCATCTTGTTCATCTGAAAATAAAATGGCGACAAACAGAAGCAGTGAGAAGACCATCAAGAATAATCCCGAACCACCAATCACTAAAGTTTTCAGCTTCATGGTTTCTTACTGCCTTTCTTAATGGTGGCGGTTTTGATTGGTGGTCTACTTTTTATATTTTGTAGTGGTACTCTTTGAACAGTAGACTGACGTTCTTTTGTGATTGAACGTTGTGAAGCTCTATCTGTTGGTGCAGTTGAAGTTACTGGCTTTTGAACCGTTCTTTCTTGAACTGTATTACTTTGACGTTCCGTTTTTAAACTTGAAGAATCGGACTTAACTGTTGGACGCTCTTGTTTGGCTTGTTGAGATTCCCTATAGGAAGCCTGTACAGTTGTTTGCCTTGAAGTCTGTCCATCATGAGATTGTTCTTGCTTAGTGGCTGGTCTTTCATGAACGGAAGAAGCTGGCTGTTTTTTCTGTTTGACCTGTTCCATTTCAGAGCGACGCTCCGCAATGGTTTTCCGTCTTTGTTCCTGCTGTTTCTTGCGTCCACTGGCTTTATCCGCTTTGGTTTGAGAAATACTTCTGGTTAAATCATGGACATTATCCGTCACTTTAGATTTTCCTTGATATACTGCATATCTTGCATTGGTCGGCAAATCCTTAACCTGTTCTTTCAAATTACCAGCAGTATCTACCATTCTGTCTTTGGTATCAGCTACTGTACCGATGGTTTGACCGATACGCTTTCCTAGTGTTGATTTTTCCTGCCCGTTTGGTCGAGAGTGATCTGCTTGTGTACTCGCAGAACTTCCCGAACCCGACTGTCCTTTTTTACCCGTAGCACTGGCAATGGCAGACCCAGCCCCTAAAGCAGTCACGGAGCGTCCAAGTTTCCGCTGTAGACGGTGCATGTGAGCGTGCATAAGCATACGAGGTTTTCTCATCATACGACTTCCCACACTTTGAGAATCGTTACTCTGTAGAGAAAACATACTCATTAAATCGCCCAGCTTAAAGTAGATTCCTGCAAAGGTCACAATCTGTAGAAAAGCAATCAAAAAGAACGGATAACCAGCCGATAAGGTATAGAGCATGGTTGAAATACTAAATGCTGTCGTAATAATCAATGTGATTCCAGCTCGTGTCAAAATGGTATTAAAGAGCTTTGTTATGGCTCGTTTTGACATACCATCAAATGATGGAATCATGCTTAAAATAAAGCTCACAGGCAGAAACATAGCATAGATGATAAAAAGTACCTGCGAGAAAATCATGATTCCTGTTAATAGGAATACAAATATGGAAATCCCAATATTGAAGACAAATAGGAAGAAGACTGTACCTAAACGGTTAATCGTCTTTGTAATCGTCATATTGGTATTGCTTCTATCTTCAATTTCTTCCGCAACAATTTTTTCTCTGTCTTCCCCATTGTTGGAATCTGGACTGGTTGAGAGCAGGCTTTCCACACGGTCAATACCAATACTTTCAATGTCTGAACTGTTATATTGAAGCAGTAGCCACGGTTGCTGAACCTGTATGGAAAATAGGCTGTCACGTATCAAGTCCACACTGTCCTTGCCTTGACTATCTGAATGGGGCATGACAATTTTTGTACCCAGTGACAAACTAGCGTTGCTGATGTCTGATGAAAAGTCATTGATTTTCTTAATATAATCGGGAGCATAGGCAATAAAGGAAGCCGATAGGATAAAAACCAGCACAAAATTCATGAGGGCATGAATTGCCTTTGTGGTTTCTCTCTTTATCAGTCCTGTATAGGCAACATAAACCCCAAGAACCAAAATCAAGAGTAAAAGGAATCCAACATAGAAACCCTCTGTTGATAGTCCACTAGGCGTAACCCCTGCAAGGGTCTGCATATTCTTGCCAATGGAATCTGCTGTAGCGGAAATGAAGTCTAAGGAATAGGCTTCCTGTACTAAGTAACCCGTCGCATTGGAAACATAAAGACTGATTGTCCAAATAAAATTGGTAATGGCATATAGTCCATACATGACTTGTTTTCCAATTCCGTCCGACCAGTTCCACGGTAGCCAGCCCCAGCTATTATCCACATAAAAATCCAGTTGATAGTTTTCAAGTGGGTATCGGCTGTATTCATTTGCCACATTGACCGTATCATCTACCAAGCCCGCAGCTTGAACCACCGTTCCCAGCATGGCTAAAAGAAAAATGGCAATCACAAGTGTGAAAGCCACTGTCATTGCCACTTTACCTAGACGTTTCAGCGTCCAGTTTGATTTTATTCTGTTTAATATTGATGGTTTCACATTTACACCTCTTTTCGCACAGGTGGTCTGGTATCAAAGGCATGGAGCAGTTCTTCAAATACAGGGTGGAACTGTATCACACCGACACGACCATATAAATCACTGATAAGGCATTGCCCGTTTTCCAAATCACGCAATCGCTTCTGATTGTTTTCGTCCTCTGGGTCTACACCAAAAAAGGCAAGGGTTTTTTTAATCTCGTTAAGGTCAGTGGAACGAAAGGCAAATTTTAAGCCGAGGTTATTTTTCAGTTTTTCATCTAAGAGGTCATCTGTATTTTGGGTCACGAAATATACCCCAGCGTTCATAGCACGACCAGCACGAACCAGCTTCATAGATAGTGTTTTCCCTTGTGCCACCTGTAAGAAGCTCCATGCTTCGTCTAAGTCTACAATCTTGAAAATACTTCGGTCTGTATGGATAAAGTCCAACGCAAAGGTACTAATGACAATCAGCATTGCTACCGATAGTAACTCCATTGTGGTATATTCCTCAAAGGAAGTTTCCTTGTCAGGAAGTACCAAGTCGGCAACCTGTATAATGTTCAGTTGTTTTTCAAGGCTGATAGACTGCTCTACATAACCATCACTAAAAAGCAGATGGGCAAAGTCATAGTCTGTAAAACTTTCGATATGGTCGGCTATGCTGGTACTTAGTGGCGTATTCTCAACCCGTAATTCTTCAATCACTTTCATCAACCCTCGCACTTCACTATTGGTTACTGCACGAATGGCTTTTCTAAGGATTGGGAAGCGTTCCCCATCACGAGAGGAAATCCCCGTAAGGAATGTCAAAATATCAATAGCCAGTGATTCAGAATCTTTGGTATTTTTCATAATTACATAAGGGTCAAGTAAGCCTTTGTTTTTCTCATCAGAAGTCAGATTGACGATATTGATTTCATGGGAAATCTCTGGCAAGGTTTCTTTCCATCTGCCACGTTCTGCTTTTGGGTCTACAATCACTGCTTGTGCCCCATAAAGCACTGCATAATAGACGATAAGGTTATTCGCAAAGGATTTACCACCACCCAGCGAACCGACAAAGGCAGACGCTAACGCATTGGTTACTGAACCCTTAACCCCTTGACTGGCAAGAGCAGGTTTCAGATAGACATTGCGTCCAGTATCTAAGCTGTAGCCAACATAAATCCCCTCATTTTCACCCAGCATTTGAGTAGCACCAAAACCTAAACCAGCGAGGAAATCAGAGGTCACGTATTGAATATAGTCATTCATATATCTTTTGCTGGCAGGTAAAAATTCTTCATGTAAGCCCAGCATATCCCCAAAAGGTCGTACCAGTTTCACGCTCAAATCATCATAGAAATCTTTCACTTCATTACAACGACGTTTAAGTTCGTCAAGGTCATTTGCTGATACCCTTACAACATAGGACAGCTTATACATAGATTCCTTGCTTTGGTCTAAATTGGTTTCCAGCTCGTTCACACTTTCCAGAGCTTCCGCCACATTAGAGCTGGTTTCATTATCACTTTGCCATGCGTGGTTATCCAAGTCTTTCAGTTCTTTCTTTTTATTGCGGACAGTAGATAGGGCTTTACGATTCGCTACAATTTCCACATTCATTGACGTATCAATCGGAAAGGTAAATTGCTGTTGCTGGTAGTAGAAGATTTCAGAGGACGGGAAGTCCAGTTCGCCGACAATACTGTTGATGGTAAAGTAAGCTACATAGGCGGTTTCGTCTTCCTGCTGGATTTTCAAATATCGCTGTTTTTCTTCCACCAGACAGCGAGTAGGCTTAATGAGGTCATAGGTTTTAATCAGTGTTTCATGTTCCAGCTTTTTCTTTGATAGAGGATACTCATACTCTTCATAGGCAGTGCCTGTCTGTCCGTAAAGGTGTTCAATCAGATAGCCGAAGTCGTCCTTATCTAATCTTCGGATTTTGAAACGACGGGAGATTTTATTTTCTAAAAGCTTTTCCATCTTCTGAAAACGCAGGATTTCATCATTACTCATACTAACAAAATCGCCCATCAGCTTATGGTTCACATCATAGACAAAATCAGTAAAAGCATTTTTTGCTTCAACGGTAAGACTTTTCATAGAAAACTCCTGATCGTTGAGAAGCAACTTAAAACCGATAAAGAAACGGTAGTCCACTTGATTTTCGCCAATCATGGATATTAAAGCGTCTGTCTGTTGGTCGATTTTGTCATAGGCAACCGTTTTGAGCTTTCCAGTGACTTCATTTTTGGAACGTTCTTGTGCAGAAAGTATGCTGGATTCTGTACTGATTTGTAAAGCATGAATCTTGCCATCACGATTTTGTGCGATAAGCTGTCTGAAAGAATCATGTACTTGTATTTTCTGTTCCGGACTTAGAAATGAGTAATTGTAGGGAACAAGCTCATAGTAAGCGTAACATTCCCCATCTTTATTCCAGACCAGATTGTTTTCAATATATTTAATTGGATATGCCATAAAATTCACTCCTAACTGCTGTAATGGCTTCTTGTGGCTGGTTTCTGCCAAGCGTTACTTTTTTTCCTGCATAGGTCAGTTTTCGTCGCAGTGCATAAGCAATGACAGACTTCAAAAATCCATAAGGCTTTTTACCATCAAAGGTTTTTGTAGACATAAACCATGTGAAAGCCACAGGAATCCCAAAGTATTTGAGAAATGCTCCCTCTATCATAGAAAGAGGGGGCAAGTTGCCAAGTATCATAACTGCAAAGAGTGACACGACAAACCATGTCATTTGCGTAAAGGTTATGGGAAACGGAAGTCTAAAGTCATTGATGGA
Coding sequences:
- the tet(M) gene encoding tetracycline resistance ribosomal protection protein Tet(M), whose product is MKIINIGVLAHVDAGKTTLTESLLYNSGAITELGSVDKGTTRTDNTLLERQRGITIQTGITSFQWENTKVNIIDTPGHMDFLAEVYRSLSVLDGAILLISAKDGVQAQTRILFHALRKMGIPTIFFINKIDQNGIDLSTVYQDIKEKLSAEIVIKQKVELYPNMCVTNFTESEQWDTVIEGNDDLLEKYMSGKSLEALELEQEESIRFQNCSLFPLYHGSAKSNIGIDNLIEVITNKFYSSTHRGPSELCGNVFKIEYTKKRQRLAYIRLYSGVLHLRDSVRVSEKEKIKVTEMYTSINGELCKIDRAYSGEIVILQNEFLKLNSVLGDTKLLPQRKKIENPHPLLQTTVEPSKPEQREMLLDALLEISDSDPLLRYYVDSTTHEIILSFLGKVQMEVISALLQEKYHVEIELKEPTVIYMERPLKNAEYTIHIEVPPNPFWASIGLSVSPLPLGSGMQYESSVSLGYLNQSFQNAVMEGIRYGCEQGLYGWNVTDCKICFKYGLYYSPVSTPADFRMLAPIVLEQVLKKAGTELLEPYLSFKIYAPQEYLSRAYNDAPKYCANIVDTQLKNNEVILSGEIPARCIQEYRSDLTFFTNGRSVCLTELKGYHVTTGEPVCQPRRPNSRIDKVRYMFNKIT
- a CDS encoding tetracycline resistance determinant leader peptide, producing MILKYPENICMLCIPMVMHKNPSDKSIYHWDFYALLGF
- a CDS encoding conjugal transfer protein, encoding MMKFGKNQNTEKQTPKEKKPRVYKVNPRKKVVIVLWVLLGLSFSFAIFKHFTAIDTHTIHETTIIEKEYVDTHHVENFVENFAKVYYSWELNDKSIDNRIENLKAYLTEELQALNVDTVRKDIPVSSSVKGFQIWTVEADGDNQFDVTYSVDQLITEGENTKTVHSAYIVSVYVDSTGNMVLIKNPTITSIPKKSDYKPKAIESEGTVDSITTNEINEFLTTFFKLYPTATASELSYYVNDGILKPIGKEYIFQELVNPIYNRKDNQVTVSLTVEYIDQQTKATQVSQFDLVLEKNGSNWKIIE
- a CDS encoding lysozyme family protein, whose amino-acid sequence is MKLKTLVIGGSGLFLMVFSLLLFVAILFSDEQDGGFSNIHYGGVDVSAEVLAHKPMVEKVAKEYGIEEYVNILLAIIQVESGGTAEDVMQSSESLGLPPNSLSTEESIKQGVKYFSELLASSERLGVDLESVIQSYNYGGGFLGYVANRGNKYTFELAQSFSKEYSGDEKVSYPNPIAIPINGGWRYNYGNMFYVQLVTQYLVTTEFNDDTVQAIMDEALKFEGWKYVYGGASPTTSFDCSGLTQWTYGKAGINLPRTAQQQYDVTRHIPLLEAKAGDLVFFHSTYNAGSYITHIGIYLGDNRMFHAGDPIGYADLTSSYWQQHLVGAGRIKQ
- a CDS encoding YtxH domain-containing protein; translated protein: MKPSILNRIKSNWTLKRLGKVAMTVAFTLVIAIFLLAMLGTVVQAAGLVDDTVNVANEYSRYPLENYQLDFYVDNSWGWLPWNWSDGIGKQVMYGLYAITNFIWTISLYVSNATGYLVQEAYSLDFISATADSIGKNMQTLAGVTPSGLSTEGFYVGFLLLLILVLGVYVAYTGLIKRETTKAIHALMNFVLVFILSASFIAYAPDYIKKINDFSSDISNASLSLGTKIVMPHSDSQGKDSVDLIRDSLFSIQVQQPWLLLQYNSSDIESIGIDRVESLLSTSPDSNNGEDREKIVAEEIEDRSNTNMTITKTINRLGTVFFLFVFNIGISIFVFLLTGIMIFSQVLFIIYAMFLPVSFILSMIPSFDGMSKRAITKLFNTILTRAGITLIITTAFSISTMLYTLSAGYPFFLIAFLQIVTFAGIYFKLGDLMSMFSLQSNDSQSVGSRMMRKPRMLMHAHMHRLQRKLGRSVTALGAGSAIASATGKKGQSGSGSSASTQADHSRPNGQEKSTLGKRIGQTIGTVADTKDRMVDTAGNLKEQVKDLPTNARYAVYQGKSKVTDNVHDLTRSISQTKADKASGRKKQQEQRRKTIAERRSEMEQVKQKKQPASSVHERPATKQEQSHDGQTSRQTTVQASYRESQQAKQERPTVKSDSSSLKTERQSNTVQERTVQKPVTSTAPTDRASQRSITKERQSTVQRVPLQNIKSRPPIKTATIKKGSKKP
- a CDS encoding ATP-binding protein: MAYPIKYIENNLVWNKDGECYAYYELVPYNYSFLSPEQKIQVHDSFRQLIAQNRDGKIHALQISTESSILSAQERSKNEVTGKLKTVAYDKIDQQTDALISMIGENQVDYRFFIGFKLLLNDQEFSMKSLTVEAKNAFTDFVYDVNHKLMGDFVSMSNDEILRFQKMEKLLENKISRRFKIRRLDKDDFGYLIEHLYGQTGTAYEEYEYPLSKKKLEHETLIKTYDLIKPTRCLVEEKQRYLKIQQEDETAYVAYFTINSIVGELDFPSSEIFYYQQQQFTFPIDTSMNVEIVANRKALSTVRNKKKELKDLDNHAWQSDNETSSNVAEALESVNELETNLDQSKESMYKLSYVVRVSANDLDELKRRCNEVKDFYDDLSVKLVRPFGDMLGLHEEFLPASKRYMNDYIQYVTSDFLAGLGFGATQMLGENEGIYVGYSLDTGRNVYLKPALASQGVKGSVTNALASAFVGSLGGGKSFANNLIVYYAVLYGAQAVIVDPKAERGRWKETLPEISHEINIVNLTSDEKNKGLLDPYVIMKNTKDSESLAIDILTFLTGISSRDGERFPILRKAIRAVTNSEVRGLMKVIEELRVENTPLSTSIADHIESFTDYDFAHLLFSDGYVEQSISLEKQLNIIQVADLVLPDKETSFEEYTTMELLSVAMLIVISTFALDFIHTDRSIFKIVDLDEAWSFLQVAQGKTLSMKLVRAGRAMNAGVYFVTQNTDDLLDEKLKNNLGLKFAFRSTDLNEIKKTLAFFGVDPEDENNQKRLRDLENGQCLISDLYGRVGVIQFHPVFEELLHAFDTRPPVRKEV
- a CDS encoding conjugal transfer protein yields the protein MKKIRSYTSIWSVEKVLYSINDFRLPFPITFTQMTWFVVSLFAVMILGNLPPLSMIEGAFLKYFGIPVAFTWFMSTKTFDGKKPYGFLKSVIAYALRRKLTYAGKKVTLGRNQPQEAITAVRSEFYGISN